ATTCAATGGTTTGGGGTTTTTCTTACCTTAATCAGTATTTATTTAATTAACCAACGGGAAAATATCGGCGGAAATCAGAAACCTACTATCACCGATACAAATACCACATCTACTCAGAATTTAACAACCGCCAGTAATTCTCTTGATGTCTAACATTCAAAATCTCAAATCTACCCTCCTACCCCCACCCCTCAAACCCGGTGATTTACTGCGCGTCATTGCCCCCAGTGGTGCATTGCGAGAAGTTGAAGCTTTTAATCAAGGTGTGGAAATTTGGAAGTCGCACGGCTATCGGATTAAAATTGGCGACAATCTCAATGATAGACATGGTTATCTAGCTGGTACAGATGCCCACCGTCGTCAACAATTAGCCACAGCATGGCAAGATCCCGAATGTCAGGGAATCCTCTGCGCGAGAGGTGGTTTTGGTAGCACCCGGATTTTAGAAGATTGGACTTGGCAAGAAAATACCATTACCCCTAAATGGTTAATTGGCTTTTCTGATATCACAGCCCTGCTTTGGAGTCTCTACAACGCCGGAATTGCCAGTGTACATGGTCCCGTCATGACTACCCTAACCAATGAGCCAGAATGGTCAATCAAGCGGTTATTGGACATAGTAGAAGGTCGGGCGATCGCACCTTTAAAAGGTTGTGGTTGGGGTGGTGGTACAACTACAGGAATCTTACTTCCTGGTAATCTCACAGTCGCTACCCATCTTTTAGGAACACCGATTTTACCCAACCTTGATGGTGTCATCTTAGCCTGGGAAGATGTCACAGAAACACCTTATCGCATTGATAGAATGTTGACACAGTGGCGGTTGAGCAGGGCTTTATCTAAAGTTCGTGGTATTGCTTTGGGAGGGTTTACCAAGTGTGAAGCCCCACCTCACATACCTAGTTTTACTATAGAGGAAGTTTTGCGCGATCGCTTGGGTGATTTGGGTATTCCCATAGTTTCTAACCTCCCCTTTGGTCATGATAGCCCCAATGCTGCTTTACCTGTGGGTATAAAAGTAACCCTAGATGGAGACAATGGGATATTGAGCTAGTAGTCTGTCAACCCGAAAATGAGGGGTGAAGGCAAGCAGGGGAGGTTGGGGAGGTAGAGGAGGTTGGGGAGGTAGAGGAGGTAGGGGAGGTAGAGGAGGTAGGGGAGGTAGAGGAGGTAGGGGAGGTAGAGGAGGTAGGGGAGGTAGAGGAGGTAGGGGCGCAGGGCCTGCGCCCTTTCTCAGCAAGTCAGAAGGAAGAATTAGAGTGACGCAAGAATAATATTAAATCTGGGCGTTGCTGATTAAGGGTATGAATTTTAGTCTCACGCAAAGGCGCAAAGACGCAAAGGTAAGAGTTTCAAAGATTCAATTTGGGAATTTCATACCTCGATTCAGCAACGCCAAATCTGAAAATTTTTGGGTTTTTCTAGGATTTTATGAAGTAATTTATGCCTTCTACCGACATTGTTTCGATAATATCAGCCGCTTTTTTTAAACCACCGCTGTTTTTTAAAGTATGTGATATCCGATTCGTGGCTTCTTGATAAGTAGAATCAGCAAGTAAACTATTAATTTTTCTCGTTACTTCATTACTATCAAATTTTTGTTTGTTTAACCTTAAAGCAACTCCAATATCTACAAGACGAGCCGCATTATAATGTTGATCTCCAAAAAAAGGTAGAGCTAATATTGGTTTAGAAAAATACAAAGATTCGTTAATACTATTCATACCACAATGACTCACAAAAAGTACAACGTTGGCATGGGAAAGAACTGCTTGTTGAGGAACAAAATTTTCGATACGAAAAGAATCTGGCAAATTAGAAATATGATGATGTTGGTTTGCTGGTAATGACCATAAAACTTTTAATTTAGTATTTTTCAACCCCGTTAATAAGGCTTGAAACTGCCATTTTTCAATATTTACAAGCGTACCAAAAGCAACATATATAATGCCATTTGTTCCTTGTTTATCGTCTAACCATTGACTTAAAGAAGAACTAAGAGATGGAGGTGTTTTCGGAAAAATTGGCCCTACCATTTGTACCCAAGAAGGTAATTCTCTAGAAATTTCAATGCCAAAAGATGTCCCGACTATGATTAAATTTTTATCGTAAAGATTATTTAACTTTTTATTATTAGTATAACTTTGGCGCACTTGATTCTGTTTATTGGTATTAATTATAACATCAGGTAGGGATAAAATTGGACTGAGAAAATTAAGACAGCGTTCCCATAAGTTCATGTTCATAGAATAAGATGTCCCAAACTGTGGATCTTTGCTACTTTTTTTGACAAAATTGCCTAAAAATCTAGTTTGAATAACATAAGGTATATTCATTTGTTGGGCTAAATCCATTGCTGGAATCACAGCCCGATCAATAATTAATAGATCAGGATGATATTTTTCAAAAATAGGAATTAAACTTTTATACATGGGAGAATATAACTTGATAAAGTGTTGCCACATCATATTTTCACCACGTAAATTGTTTTTCTCTTGAGAAACATTTCCCCAGAAATTTTCTGGTTGATTATCATTGTTATTTTCTGTTTCAGTTAGCCTGATTTCCCAAGGAATAAATTCAGCACCAGTTGTAGCTATCCAGTTCTTGGCAACTTCAGAAATAACAAATTTAACTGGATATCCTCGTTCAACTAGTTCTTGGGCGATCGCTATCATTTGATTGGTGTGTCCCCTTAATGGTAGGGAAACAAACATGATATTTTTTTTCATTGTTTTTAACTAATACACTTCAGTAAGTTGGCGTTAAAAATTGTCGTTATGGCAAGGGAACAGGGAACACTTCGACAAGCTCAGTGCATCGCAGGGAACAGATAAGAACCTAAAGTTTCAGAATTTAAATCTAAGGGAACACCAAAAAATAAATTACCCAATTTTGTGGGATGGGCATCCTGCCTGTCCTTGATGATTAGCAGGCTTCTCGTCCCGCACCACGAGAAATTTTTGGGTATTTTTTTAATTGGAAGTCCCTAAAGCGTCCTTGCTTACATCTCACTATGAGTAAGGGTGGGTTTATCCTGACTCCTGCTGTAAATCTTGAAGGTTAAAAATAGGCGAACCAAGCGTTATAATATGCGAGTTATACCTAATTTCAGGGAACTTTTGTTCAACTTCAAAAATGTCTAGTATAAATTTTGACCCTAAGCCTACAATCTCGATTATTCTATCTACTTACAATCGAGCAGAATACTTAAATGATTGCATAAACAGTGTACTTCAACAAACTTTTCAGGATTTTGAATTAATTGTAGTTGATGATGGTAGCCAAGATCATACTTTTGAAATTGTCAATGATTACTTACGAAAATTTAATCATATCCGTTATCTTAAACATCAAAATCGGAAATTAGCTTATGCCAGGAATGCGGGTATTCAAGCATCTTTTGGCAAGTATATCACATTTCTTGACAGTGACGATACCTATAAACCCAATCATCTACAGTCACGGTTGGAATTTATGCAAGCTAATCCAGAGATTGATTTGATTGTAGGTGGATTTGAAATTGCAGAAGAATTTTTTGTTGCTGATTATTTCCAACCTGATCAGGTAATTAGCATTAGAGAGTGTATTGCGGGGGGAACATTTTTTGGAGAAAGACGCATATTTTTTGAATTAAAGGGATTTAATAATATTGCTTACGGAGAGGACGTTGATTTATGGGAGCGGGCTGAAAAAATTTTCAAGACTCAGAAAATTAAAGAGCCAGAAACCTATGTTTATACTAGAGCAGAAGATAGTATCACCAAAGTTTTTCTAGATGAAATTTCCTCTGCCAATTAACATATCTACTATCCGAATTTTGAAGTGAGATTGACAAGCCAATGGCAGGATTTACCAATGATTGCAGTTAGAGGTTTAAGTTGATTTTTTCGGCGTTGCTGATTAAGGGTATGAATTTTAGTCTCACGCAAAGGCGCAAAGACGCACTGAGGTTTGAGTTTTAAAGGTTCAATTTGGGAATTTCATACCTCAATTCAGCAACGCCATTTTTTCAATTGCATCTATAAAATATTTTAGATATTTCTATTTTAAAGAAAGTTATTTTTAGATGCAATTAATTAATCAGATTTGTAAATTGTCGTCAATTATCTAGTCTGTTTATGTAAGTTGTAAATTGACTATTTTTGGAGATTGGATAGTATTTGTGTGAATTGTGGGAGAATATGTTAGAATTATAGCAAAATATGACAACTATTCAAAGTTAATTTGACATAATTTTGTCTTTTGTCAAGTTGAAGCCTAAAATCTACATTTTTTTGGAGTTTTCGAGTTTATGACAACCTCACAGGAGAGGATTATCCCGACGGATTTGCGAGGTGAAATGTCGCGGTCTTATCTAGAATACGCCATGAGCGTCATTGTAGGTCGGGCGCTACCAGATGCTAGGGATGGACTCAAACCTGTGCATCGTCGCATCCTCTATGCCATGCACGAACTGGGTTTACTACATGATCGCCCCTTCAGGAAATGCGCCCGTGTGGTCGGGGAAGTGCTGGGTAAATATCACCCTCACGGTGACACGGCAGTGTATGATGCCCTGGTGCGGATGGCGCAGGATTTTTCCATGCGATCGCCTCTCATCAGTGGACATGGTAACTTTGGTTCAGTGGACAATGATCCGCCGGCAGCAATGCGGTACACAGAATGTCGTCTGCACGCCTTAACCAGTGTTGCCCTCCTCCAAGATATTGAAGCCGAAACCGTAGACTTTGCCGATAACTTCGATGGTTCTCAACAAGAACCCACAGTTTTACCCTCCCGCATTCCCCAACTGCTGTTAAATGGTTCTTCGGGAATTGCTGTGGGAATGGCGACAAATATTCCCCCACATAACTTGGGAGAATTGATTGATGGATTAGTAGCCCTAATTCACAATCCCGAAATCACTGATATGCAGCTAATGCAGTATATTCACGGTCCCGACTTCCCGACCGGGGCGCAGATTTTGGGGGTGAGTGGCATTAAAGAAGCTTACACCACTGGACGCGGTTCAATTACCATGCGGGGTGTGGCTAATATTGAAACCCTTACCCAACGCAACCGTCCAGAACGGGAAGCAATCATCATTACCGAATTGCCTTACCAAACCAATAAAGCGGCATTAATCGAAAAAATTGCCGAATTGGTGAATGATAAACGCATTGATGGTATTTCCGATATCCGGGACGAGAGCGATCGCGACGGCATGAGAATTGTCATAGAATTAAAACGTGATGCCTATCCCCGCGTCGTTTTAAACAATCTTTATAAACAAACCCCTTTACAGTCTAACTTTGGGGCGAATATGTTGGCACTGGTCAACAGTGAACCCCAAACCCTAAACCTCAAACGTTTCCTCAGCGTCTTCCTAGATTTCCGTATTCTCTCCATTGAACGCCGGACTCGCTACGAACTCAGGAAAGCCCAGGAACGAGATCACCTATTACAAGGCTTATTAATTGCCCTGTCACGATTAGATGCAATTATTGTTTTAATTCGTCATGCACCGGACGCACCCACAGCCAAAGGGGAATTAATCACCACTTACGGACTGTCAGAAGTGCAAGCAGACGCAATTTTGCAAATGCAATTACGGCGACTAACAGCGCTAGAAGCCGATAAAATTCGCCTGGAACACGACGATTTACAAGTTAAAATTGGCGATTTAGAGGATATTTTAGCCAGACGGGAACGGGTGCTAGAAATCATTGAAACGGAAATCAGTCAAATTAAAACCAGTTTCGCCACACCCCGGAGAACAGTAATTACTCATGGGGAAGGAGATATAGATGATATTGACTTAATTGCTAATGAAAAAGCAATTATTCTTGTCACCGAACAAGGTTACATCAAACGGATGCCCGTTAACACCTTTGAATCTCAAAGCCGTGCCACCAGAGGCAAAGCCGGTGCGAAAGTCAAAGATGATGATACCATCGAGCATTTCCTCACCTGCTGCGACCATGATAGTATTTTATTCTTTAGCGATCGCGGAGTCGTCTACTGCCTGAGAGCATATCAAATTCCCGTGAGTTCGCGCAC
The DNA window shown above is from Anabaena sp. WA102 and carries:
- a CDS encoding S66 peptidase family protein, which produces MSNIQNLKSTLLPPPLKPGDLLRVIAPSGALREVEAFNQGVEIWKSHGYRIKIGDNLNDRHGYLAGTDAHRRQQLATAWQDPECQGILCARGGFGSTRILEDWTWQENTITPKWLIGFSDITALLWSLYNAGIASVHGPVMTTLTNEPEWSIKRLLDIVEGRAIAPLKGCGWGGGTTTGILLPGNLTVATHLLGTPILPNLDGVILAWEDVTETPYRIDRMLTQWRLSRALSKVRGIALGGFTKCEAPPHIPSFTIEEVLRDRLGDLGIPIVSNLPFGHDSPNAALPVGIKVTLDGDNGILS
- a CDS encoding glycosyltransferase — encoded protein: MKKNIMFVSLPLRGHTNQMIAIAQELVERGYPVKFVISEVAKNWIATTGAEFIPWEIRLTETENNNDNQPENFWGNVSQEKNNLRGENMMWQHFIKLYSPMYKSLIPIFEKYHPDLLIIDRAVIPAMDLAQQMNIPYVIQTRFLGNFVKKSSKDPQFGTSYSMNMNLWERCLNFLSPILSLPDVIINTNKQNQVRQSYTNNKKLNNLYDKNLIIVGTSFGIEISRELPSWVQMVGPIFPKTPPSLSSSLSQWLDDKQGTNGIIYVAFGTLVNIEKWQFQALLTGLKNTKLKVLWSLPANQHHHISNLPDSFRIENFVPQQAVLSHANVVLFVSHCGMNSINESLYFSKPILALPFFGDQHYNAARLVDIGVALRLNKQKFDSNEVTRKINSLLADSTYQEATNRISHTLKNSGGLKKAADIIETMSVEGINYFIKS
- a CDS encoding glycosyltransferase family 2 protein, which encodes MSSINFDPKPTISIILSTYNRAEYLNDCINSVLQQTFQDFELIVVDDGSQDHTFEIVNDYLRKFNHIRYLKHQNRKLAYARNAGIQASFGKYITFLDSDDTYKPNHLQSRLEFMQANPEIDLIVGGFEIAEEFFVADYFQPDQVISIRECIAGGTFFGERRIFFELKGFNNIAYGEDVDLWERAEKIFKTQKIKEPETYVYTRAEDSITKVFLDEISSAN
- the gyrA gene encoding DNA topoisomerase (ATP-hydrolyzing) subunit A; translated protein: MTTSQERIIPTDLRGEMSRSYLEYAMSVIVGRALPDARDGLKPVHRRILYAMHELGLLHDRPFRKCARVVGEVLGKYHPHGDTAVYDALVRMAQDFSMRSPLISGHGNFGSVDNDPPAAMRYTECRLHALTSVALLQDIEAETVDFADNFDGSQQEPTVLPSRIPQLLLNGSSGIAVGMATNIPPHNLGELIDGLVALIHNPEITDMQLMQYIHGPDFPTGAQILGVSGIKEAYTTGRGSITMRGVANIETLTQRNRPEREAIIITELPYQTNKAALIEKIAELVNDKRIDGISDIRDESDRDGMRIVIELKRDAYPRVVLNNLYKQTPLQSNFGANMLALVNSEPQTLNLKRFLSVFLDFRILSIERRTRYELRKAQERDHLLQGLLIALSRLDAIIVLIRHAPDAPTAKGELITTYGLSEVQADAILQMQLRRLTALEADKIRLEHDDLQVKIGDLEDILARRERVLEIIETEISQIKTSFATPRRTVITHGEGDIDDIDLIANEKAIILVTEQGYIKRMPVNTFESQSRATRGKAGAKVKDDDTIEHFLTCCDHDSILFFSDRGVVYCLRAYQIPVSSRTSRGTPIVQMLPIPKEEKITSIVPVDEFSSEEYLVMLTKGGNIKKTVLEAFSHIRANGLIAISLEEGDQLRWVRRARVEDSIIIGSRQGMAIHFRCTHDQLRPLGRATRGVKSMKLKNKDELIGMDILPAAILDTLDTGTEAEIEETVEIENSEETAEIVETAEIAEIENSEEIVEVTNTNSIGPWVLVITMGGYGKRVPVSQFRLQNRAGQGLMATKFKNRKTKDKLATLRIVNSDDEIMMATNRGIIIRQAVNAISIQSRSATGVKVQRLDEDDAITGVAIVPPDTGDNGELEEAE